Within the Streptomyces sp. NBC_00554 genome, the region CCTCTCCTGCCCCGAGTGCATGCTCACGCTGCGCGTCGAGGACGTCCAGGACGGGCGGCTGTCCCTCCAGATGGTCGAGGTGCAGCTGCGCGACTGGGGTCAGTGAGATGACCAAGTCGGTAGCCATCGTCGCGGACCGGATCAGCTGGGAGGAACGCGAACTGATCAAGGCCGGGCCGGACTTCGGCCTGAACATCGAGTGGGTCAACGACGAGTCCCTGTGCCTCGGCCACCCGGACGCCCCGTCCGTGCGCGACTACGACGCGCTGTTGCTGCGCAGCCGCAGCTACACCCGCGGCGGCCTGATCGCCACCCTCGCCGAGGGGGCCGGCGTGCCGGTCCTCAACACCGCGAGGGCGGTGAGCGCCTGTGAGAACAAGGCCGTCCTGCGCACGGTGCTGCGCACCGCCGGGGTGCCCGTGCCGGAGTACCGGCTCGTGCTGTCCCGCAAGGACTTCGAGAAGTCCCTCGAGGAACTGGAACTGCCCCTGGTCCTCAAGCCGGTCTACGGCGGCATGGGCAAGCGCGTCACCCTGATCCGGCACGCCGACACCGCCCAGTCCGTGTACGACTACGTCGAGGATCTCGGCCACGCCTTCGAGCAGGCCTGCCTGGTCGAGCCGTACCTCGGCGGCGGCACCTCGGTGCGCTGCCTGGTCGTCGGGCACGAGCTGGTCGGCGCCGCGGAGTTCGCCTCCGGCGGCACCGACTGGCGCAACAACGCGGCGCTCGGCAACAGCAGCCGCGCCGTCGCCCACGACCCCGACGTACTGAAGATCGTCGACGGGGTGGTGGCCGAACTCGGGCCCGGGATCTACGGAGTCGACCTCTTCGGCACCCCCGACGGCTACGTCGTCAACGAGGTCAACCACGCGCCCGGCTTCCGGGCGGTGGCCTCGGCGACCGGGGCGGACATCCCGTCGGCCGTCGCCCGCTACGTCCAGGAGCTGATCGCATGATCCGCGCGGGAGTCGTCGGCGCCTCCGGGCTCGCCGGCGGCGATCTCATCCGACTGATCACCCAACACCCCGATATGGAGCTGACCTTCCTCGGCGGCTCCTCCAACATCGGCCGGCGCCCGGCCGAGCTGCACCCGAATCTCCGTCTCGACCTGGGACTGACGGTGCAGCCGGTCACCGAGGAGATCGCCGACCAGGTCGACGTCGTATTCCTGGCCACGCCGGCACCCGTGTCGGCGGAGCTGGCCGCGCTGCTCGCTGACCGGGTACCGGCCGTCGTGGACCTCAGCGGCGCCTTCCGGATCCGCACCCCGGAGCTGCACGACCGCTGGTACCCGAAGGTCAAGCGGCGCACCGACCTCGCGGACCGCTTCGTGTACGGCGTACCGGAGCTGATCGGCGACCAGTTGGCGGACGCGGCGCTGATCTCGCTGCCCGGCTGCTACGCCACCGCGATCACCCTGGGCCTCGCCCCGCTCACCCTCGGCCTCGGGCTGAACCTGAAGACCGTGGTGGTGGACGGCAAGAGCGGCTCCAGCGGCGGCGGCCTGCAGCTGCGCACCTCCGACCTGCACCCGTTCCGCAGCGGCGCCATCACCCCGTACTCCCCCACCGGACACCGGCACGCCGCCGAGGTCGGCGACTTCCTGGAGCGCGGCAAGCCCGGAACCATCGGCTCGCTGAGCATGTCCGCGTACGGCGTCTCACATGTGCGCGGCCTGCTCACCAGCTCCTACGTGTTCACCGACGACCCCGTCGACCAGCGCGAGCTGCAGCGGGCGTACATCCGCTACTACAAGGAGCACCGCTTCGTGCGGGTGCGCCGGCACGCCGAGACGCTGATCCCGGTACCCGACCCGCAGGCCGTGCTGGGCTCCAACTACTGCGACGTGACGGCTTTGCACGACGAGGAGGGCGGCCGGATCGTCGTACTCGCCGCCCTCGACAACCTGGTCAAGGGCGCGGCGGGCCAGGCCGTCCAGGCCGCCAACATCCGGTTCGGGCTGCCCGAGGAGACAGGTCTGACGATGCAGCCGGTGATGCCCGCATGAGCGAGACGACATCCGGGACCACACCAACCGTGGTGAAACTGGGCGGCAGTTGCCTGGACGACCTGGCCGGCGACTGGTGGGACGACCTGGCCCGGCACGGCCGGGAGCGGCCGCTGGTCCTGGTGCACGGCTGGTCCAAGCCGCTGAAGCGGCTCAGCCCGCGCTACAGCGAGCCGTCGGCGATCCTGCGCGACCGGTACGGCAACCAGAGCCGCTGGACCACGCCCGAGGTCATCGCGGACATCAAGACCGTCAGCGCCCGCCTTGGCGAGGACGTCCTCGGCCGCCTCGAACAGCGCGGCATCACCGGGGAACGGCTGCTCGGCAGCGACGGGCTGGTCGCCGCCGGCGAGGGCGAGCGCTGGTGGTGGCAGGACAGGCAACTCGTCGAGCTGGAGAACCTGGTCGGCCCGATCACCGGGGTGGACCCGGCGGCGCTGAAGAACCTCCAGCCGGGCCACGCCTACCTCGTCACCCCGCTGGCCAGGAACGCGGCGGGCCAGGAGGTCAACACCGACGCCGACCGGGCCGCCGCCGCCATCGCCGCCGCCACCGGCGCCACCGACCTGGTGCTCGTCACCGATGTCGCCCATCTGCTGATCGACGGGGAGCCTGTGCGCCGGATCACCGCGAAGGCCGCGGGCACCTTCCGCGACAAGGGCGCCACCGGCGGCATGCGCAAGAAGCTGCGTGCCGCGGGCGAGGCACTGGACGGGGGCGTGGAGCGCGTCGTCATCGGCAGCGCGACCGTCACGGACCTGCTCGCCGCCCGTACCGGCACCGCCATCACCCGCACCTGAGGAGCAAGCACGTGGCGCACTCCCGCGTACTCGTCGTCAACAACGGAACGCTGTCCCTGAAGCAGCTCCGCACCCGGTTCGAGGAGCTGGGCTCGGACACCGAGGCGGTCGACGCCGCGTCGGTGCCCGCCCGGCTCGACGGCCGCTACCAGGCGATCGTCCTGAGCGGCACCAAGGTGCGGGCCTACGACCGCGACTACTACAAGCCGCTCGTGGACCTCGTCATGACCTCCGACGTCCCGGTCCTCGGGATCTGCGGCGGCATGCAGATCCTCGCGGTCGCGGCCGGCGGCCGGCTCGCCGAGGGGCCGCAGCGGGTCGGCGGCCACGAGGCGCAGGTCGACAAGTCGGAGCCGCTCTTCACCTACGTGAAGCCGACGGTGACGGTCTTCCACCGGCACACCCTCTACCTCCAGGAGGCCCCCGAGGGCTTCCGCTCCATCGGCCGCTCCGAGCACGCGCCCGTGGAGTTCCTGCGCTCCGACGACGGCCGCATCTTCGGCGCCCAGGCGCATCTCGAGTTCCGCAGCGACGGCCTGGAGATCCTGCGCGGCTTCGCCCAGCTCTACCGGTGACGGCCCCGCATCCCCGTACTCAAGGATTTGGACTAGGCAATGAGTGATCTGGAAACCTCGCAGGACCCCGCGTTCACGGTCCATCTGAACGGCAGCGGCGGCGCGCTCAAGGGCTGGGTGGTCGTCGACACGCTGTACGACGGTCTGGCCATGGGCGGTGTACGGATGACCCCGGGGGTCACCGAGGAGGAGGTGGCCGGCCTCGCCCGTGAC harbors:
- a CDS encoding lysine biosynthesis protein LysW, with amino-acid sequence MPTATLNGVCPECETDLTVPPIDRGETLSCPECMLTLRVEDVQDGRLSLQMVEVQLRDWGQ
- the argC gene encoding N-acetyl-gamma-glutamyl-phosphate reductase; the encoded protein is MIRAGVVGASGLAGGDLIRLITQHPDMELTFLGGSSNIGRRPAELHPNLRLDLGLTVQPVTEEIADQVDVVFLATPAPVSAELAALLADRVPAVVDLSGAFRIRTPELHDRWYPKVKRRTDLADRFVYGVPELIGDQLADAALISLPGCYATAITLGLAPLTLGLGLNLKTVVVDGKSGSSGGGLQLRTSDLHPFRSGAITPYSPTGHRHAAEVGDFLERGKPGTIGSLSMSAYGVSHVRGLLTSSYVFTDDPVDQRELQRAYIRYYKEHRFVRVRRHAETLIPVPDPQAVLGSNYCDVTALHDEEGGRIVVLAALDNLVKGAAGQAVQAANIRFGLPEETGLTMQPVMPA
- a CDS encoding RimK family alpha-L-glutamate ligase → MTKSVAIVADRISWEERELIKAGPDFGLNIEWVNDESLCLGHPDAPSVRDYDALLLRSRSYTRGGLIATLAEGAGVPVLNTARAVSACENKAVLRTVLRTAGVPVPEYRLVLSRKDFEKSLEELELPLVLKPVYGGMGKRVTLIRHADTAQSVYDYVEDLGHAFEQACLVEPYLGGGTSVRCLVVGHELVGAAEFASGGTDWRNNAALGNSSRAVAHDPDVLKIVDGVVAELGPGIYGVDLFGTPDGYVVNEVNHAPGFRAVASATGADIPSAVARYVQELIA
- a CDS encoding type 1 glutamine amidotransferase; this translates as MAHSRVLVVNNGTLSLKQLRTRFEELGSDTEAVDAASVPARLDGRYQAIVLSGTKVRAYDRDYYKPLVDLVMTSDVPVLGICGGMQILAVAAGGRLAEGPQRVGGHEAQVDKSEPLFTYVKPTVTVFHRHTLYLQEAPEGFRSIGRSEHAPVEFLRSDDGRIFGAQAHLEFRSDGLEILRGFAQLYR
- a CDS encoding acetylglutamate kinase, whose product is MSETTSGTTPTVVKLGGSCLDDLAGDWWDDLARHGRERPLVLVHGWSKPLKRLSPRYSEPSAILRDRYGNQSRWTTPEVIADIKTVSARLGEDVLGRLEQRGITGERLLGSDGLVAAGEGERWWWQDRQLVELENLVGPITGVDPAALKNLQPGHAYLVTPLARNAAGQEVNTDADRAAAAIAAATGATDLVLVTDVAHLLIDGEPVRRITAKAAGTFRDKGATGGMRKKLRAAGEALDGGVERVVIGSATVTDLLAARTGTAITRT